Proteins from a single region of Halorubrum sp. 2020YC2:
- a CDS encoding nicotinamide-nucleotide adenylyltransferase, with product MRGFYIGRYQPFHDGHQHMVEEIAADVDELVLGIGSAGDSHTTRNPFTAGERVMMVTKAVEELDATTYVVPIEDLDRNSVWVSHVQSMTPRFDVAYSNNPLVVRLFEEAGVEVRQSPMFRRDVLEGTELRERMIRGRDWEGLVPDAVVDVIREVGGVERIRRIAETDANGDEPSDE from the coding sequence ACGGTCACCAGCACATGGTGGAAGAGATCGCGGCGGACGTCGACGAGCTGGTCTTGGGTATCGGCTCCGCCGGCGACTCCCACACCACGCGGAACCCCTTCACCGCCGGCGAGCGCGTGATGATGGTGACGAAGGCGGTCGAGGAGTTAGACGCCACCACGTACGTCGTCCCCATCGAGGACCTCGACCGCAACTCCGTCTGGGTGAGCCACGTCCAGAGCATGACGCCGCGGTTCGACGTCGCGTACTCGAACAACCCGCTCGTGGTCCGCCTGTTCGAGGAGGCGGGCGTCGAGGTCCGCCAGTCCCCCATGTTCCGCCGCGACGTGTTGGAGGGGACCGAACTCCGGGAGCGGATGATCCGCGGCCGCGACTGGGAGGGCCTCGTCCCCGACGCCGTCGTCGACGTGATCCGCGAGGTCGGCGGCGTCGAGCGCATCCGCCGAATCGCGGAGACAGACGCGAATGGCGACGAGCCCTCCGACGAATAA